The genomic DNA AATCTGCTCTCATAAAGAGTCGCATCAGTTTGAttcacaataatatatataatgaaatcaGTCAGTATTGAACCATTTACTCACTTACTTGTTTACTTAAAGCGGGGTGATTATGCTGCAAATATCTATGCAATTTGTGTTTAACAGCAGCACGAGCAAGCTTTTCTGTATCAATATTAGCTGCACGTAAATGACTAAGAATTCCAGGTTGAAGATTTGGGTATACGAAGAACTGTTGCTTGGAGATTAAAAGATTCAAAACAGAGTCACCCACGTATTCAAGTCGTTCATATGACAGATTCTTATTGCAAGAAACATGTGTAAAGGCTTCTTGTAGTAATAACTGGTTGTTAAACTTGTATCCAATGATATCTTCCACTTCAGAAAGACATGGGAATGATGTACTAGTTTTCAATTCATTAtcatcttgttcttcttctacAAGAACCTTCATCATAAGACCACCACCAAGAAGGCCTGTTGATAGTTGTGGATAAGTTCCTTCTCTATGAACAAAATACACTATTGAACTGGAATTAATCAAAGTATCTCCCTTTATTGAAACTAGATTATAGAAGATGCGTATAAACTACATTGTAGACAGATTTGGATAGTTTTGTATGCGTTCTGGTGCTAGAGAGAAAGACTAACCGTGACGGCGGAGGTGTTCGGTTAAGGGTTTGATGTATTGAGAGGGGAAACATCTTCTCACTGCGGGAGAGAGGAATGACTGCAGCCACGAGGATCCCGCCATTGATTGCAAagtctctctctcacacacgcATGGATACAGTCTCCGAAGTCAAGCTTCGCCGTCAATTGCTACCGCAACTCCTCCCAGGTCCGTCGAGACTCGAGACAGAGACTATCATTTTGTAATAGGGTAatcaaaattacatttttatttatattaaatattattattctatatataaaaaattaaattatttaataaatatatataaatattttttattagataaatttaaatctGAATTTAATACTTCGGTAAGGATGTAAATAAAAAGTCGATAAAAAAAGACCGTTCAAACTCGTTCTTTAGTCTTAACGAGTCAAATTcgaattcatttaaaaatattaaaatttaaaggaGTTAAGATAGAGTTTTTAGATATTCGACTCGTCGAGTCACGAACATGTTCGTTTCGTATAAATGTTTGTTAATGGGTTCGCGAACATATTCGTTTAAAACTCGTGAAAATGTTAGTTTATAGACTTATTTATGAGCACGTGAACATGTTCATTTAAATACTTGTTTAAAACAtcgtttaatatattaatatttaataaccaaaaacAATAATCCTCTTCCGCATTATGTGAATCAGTTTTCTAGGTCGTAAACGAGTCAAGCTCGAACAACTTGTTTACCTAACTAAATACATGTCAGCCGAGTTGAGTTCTAACTCTAATATAAAAGTTTGAATCCGAATATATGTTAAACGAGTCGAACTCGAGTATGGAACTATTCAACTTAGCTTAAGTCGGCTAGTTTACGATCCTAGTTATATTCAATCAAAATTCACAAAAATCCTACATCATGACCATAGATCAAGCGGATTAGATATAACATATATGTTCGGATTGATAATTGTTTGGATATGGAGTCTTATATATCTAATCATTTATAATGTgacattttttaaactaattttataactaattaaacaaaattgaagTAAAAACAcatctatataataataattttttacaaaaacctaAATTAAGTTGATTTGATTTCAATTAGAATTTGGTTATTCACCATGTACGAAGATCCCGCTAAGCATCCATGGCTGAATGGTTAAAGCGCCCATCTCATAATTGGCGAATTCGTAGGTTCAATTCCTACTAGATGCACGCCAATGGGACCGTTTATTGGAATTGGCTCTGTAgcttcttatttaatttatttcttcattttatatataaaaaaatacaaattaattatgttgatTAGAAAAggttgattaaatattttagtttgacatagttttattaaaatttatttattttttatcaaatttttatttataaaaaattctatCTAATTAAATCAcatctaaatattttgaattttcaaaaataattgtgatacAAATGTTTTACTAATATTTGCATAATTTACCAATCTTTAAATCAGCCAAAAGTTTGGGTTCCTGCTACACTTACTGTTGGTGATGATTATTTCAAGGACCGTAAAAAGAGGCCTAAATGCGGAAAGTGAGGGTcactaatttaaatagcgctggtgaccccttttttttctgacgaaaatgtcCCTATTACGTCACGTATcctcaggttgcgtgacgcaattttttattttttaaaaaattttaattatgaaattttttgaacGAAAATGctccagttgcgtcacgcaaccccagttgcgtcacgcaatcgcgtcacgcaaccccagttgcgtcacgcaactgcgagatggaaaaaaaatttgaaaaaataaaaaaatccggTTACTGGAGTTTCGTTACGCAAAGGtacaattgtcattaaaaaaaaaaagggtcacAAGCGCTGCTCAAATTTCccaaaataaagttattagtCTATACCTGATCCCAAATGACAAACTGTGAATTATTAGTGTAGACATAAATTGATCATTTGTAGTTTGTAACCTAAAAGATCTATGGTTCGTGTAcactattactattactattacaATGAAACAAAGTTACATGAACATTATTAACCAACAACATGACAAATCAAGTCTACCCGACCCAATATCATAATCAATAGATCGATATATATACATTCAAAATCTCACACATGTACAACAACCCGTATTTGGCTCCCCATTTGGCGTAATTTGTTACCTTCCCGACATTAAATTGACAAAAGCTTGATTATCGTAGAACGATCCAATGTCCCAATCTTCAGTGGAGGACGAAAGGGTCATTAATGCCACAACAATAGATCGCATGCTAGGCCTTAACTGAGGATTCTCTTGCGTGCAAGCTTTAGCCAGCTGAGCCATCTGTTAATCAAGTTACGGTTACAATTGAACAAACTAACCAAAGAACCTcgagcatttaatttattttcaccTTACAAACTGAGTCAAGAGGGTAGTCATCCCCAAGCCTAGGGTCAATCAGTTTTGGAAGATCTGGTTTCGGCTCAGGCTGACTGAGGACCTCATCAAACTGGTAAAGAGGATGGAAACGCGTTTGGAAACAGAAATTAGTCACATAGATTGACAGTTTCTCGTCTggaagtgttttcaaatgggcaTAAGAAAAGCTTAACTTACCAAAGCAACAAGACCCTTGGATTCAGACGAGGAATTATCAGTCCTTATAACCGCTTCCTTGGCTGAAATGAGCTCGTAAAGGACAACCCCAAAAGCATATACATCGACTTTAGGCGACGCGTCACCATATTGAgcatatctgaaaattttcaccatacaatttttttagttatCTCAAACGcgatattaaaagtataaaaaatgaaaagctTCTTACTCGGGTGGCATGTAACCAAACGTTCCCACAACTTTCGTTGCAGTTGTGCTGCTCCCAACATCAGTCAGCTTTGCTAAGCCAAAATCCGCAACCTGAAAAGGGAAACCGGCATGAGTTGTGTAACaataaagagaagaaaaaaaaatcaaatctctAGAACCTTTGCGTGGAAATTTTTATCGATCAAAATATTTGCGGACTTGATATCACGATGAATATAGACAGGAACAGTATGCTCGTGGATATACTCAAGTCCTCTTGCCGAATCAAGGGCAATTTGCACTCGGGTAGACCAAGAAAGAGGATCCCTACtacctaaaaaaacaaatcctATTAAAACATTTCAATTTTATTCGTTTACATAAACTAACCCACCAACATACAATTCTCACCTGATCTACGCAGATGCTGGCTTAAATTACCATTTTCGATGTATTCATAAACAAGAAATAATGAACCTTGAACGCAATATCCAATCAAACGCACCTGCAATAGTCTTAATTACATTATCAACAAATAACGAACAATGGCTGAGGTCGTGAACGGTTGAATACCAGGTTCAAATGATGAACACGAGTCAAGACTTTAAGTTCGGCCAGGAATTCTTTAGTAGCTTGCATATCCATCTTCTTGATTGCTGCTTTCTGCATAGAAATTTCTCAGGATCTTGTGTAATATAGATTCAtcgaaaatattataaactagaACAAACCTCGGATCGCAGCTCCGCATAGTAAACAGCCCCGAATCCACCTTGACCAATCTTATTTGCAAGACTGAAGTCATCAGTTGCACTTGCAAGCTCCTCATAAGTAAACTCGACAGATTTCTCCACAGTTAAGCCCATCAGGCCAGGAGAAACAGCCGAGTTAGATTCTTTGTGTGTTGCACTTCCTGGAGCTGCGAAAAACAGCCAGAATACTTAATCAGGGCCCGGGTTCACTTATCAAACAgaagatttaaaaaacaaatcctACTTGTTGGTTGAAGAGGTATTTCATCAAAGGAGGATAGTAATAACTTGTCACCAACTCTCTTCTTCCGCTGTTTCAAAATGTAGAATACGACTGCCAACAAGATTATAACCGCTGCTGCTACGCCTACAGCTACACCGACGATCGCTCCACCTGATAGCCCTGGTTTACAAAAAATGGTTTTAAGATATGTGAAACTTCCTGTCTTCTTCTCCACAGCATctgattaataaaaattgaacggATAGAACCAACCTGATCTGCAAATGTCAATACATTGAACAAGTTAAAACTCCATTCGAAAGCAGTTGACATAAAAACGATAAACAACTGAACCTTACTTGCTGGCGGACTTCAATGGCGGATAGGTTCCTGTTTGATCTGTAAAGAAGAATACATCACTTGAAAGTAGTAACTAATGGTATACTGATCTTATGAACTATGTAGATGGGCTTCAATatattcttgtttttctttctaatgTGGAACAAACAAACACACTCAGGCCTTATTCAGTTTGAGTTATTTGTGTTTAATCTTGAATAACCCATCATTCAATCATTCATCCATCCTCTTATCAATCATTATAACTATCTCAATTAAACACAATTGAAAAGATATGATTTGGTTATGAAGAAACACACCTTTGCCAGGGATATAAACCACACCAGTGCCTGCACTGAAATTGGCATTAGGATTATAAGCCTGCAATACATTTCTGCTCAAATTACTAGCCAACGCAATGGAATCCAACGTGTCTACAGGTAAGAGAGGGTACGTTATGAACAACCCATAATCCTTAGACACCGAACTGTCACCGCAGGAACAATTAACAGTAACGTTGATAGTCACACCGGTGTCGGGTATATTGTTGGGGTCATAACTGTTGAACCGCTGTAGCTGTTCAATTGTGGTCAAGTTTGAGTAGTATAATCCGGAAATTCGACTGTAAGTATCGCTGGATTTCACAACGTAGGAGAAGACGTGGCCAAGGAAGTCTCCGTTATGGAGACAGTCGCATGAGAAGGGAATGACGATTCTGGTACCGGCGATGAGACTATCCTGGTTGGGGATCTGCGGATTGTAGCTAAGAATATTGGGTATATCTGTGTTGGTGAGTTGGGAGATGAAAGTGAAATTGGTTCCGGTCCAAAGATAGTAAGAACCCAAAGCTAAGTTGCATCCCTTTGAACATTTCGATTCGGCTGTTAAACATAGAGATGAGGCGGTCAGGAAGAGAAACCCTAACACTAGCCTCAGCTTCAGCTCTGAATAGAACATATGATCAAATCTAGAAAGCTAGAGATCAAATCAATTGCAAATTTTGCAAATTGCAGAGATTAAGAACATAAGAAGAAGATGAGTTGACCGAAGCTATTCAATTGAAGACGTCAAAAACCCGTTGATtggttagagagagagagagaaaaaggaaACCTTTTTGTTCCATTTGACAGTTATGGAGAAAGTTTGAGATTGCCGGCAATGGACCCACACCGGCGATACCGTCATCAGTATATTCAGACTTTTTCTCCGGCGAGGGAATAATCCTCTTTGCTTtctatttattcaatatatttatttatagccGTCACCATTGATTTAGTCAAACAATTATTAAAGGTctcattttttatgttaattattttagattaaatcattactatttatttatatcttatgtctatttattcaaataacttattaaacattgtttcattttgtatttttattattagaaaaagtaaataaatcaaattgatagaaaattaataaaatggttatttAGGTTGagtgattattaatatttaataatataaaatattttaagttatgtttgtttgttgtgattatttttttaaatatatttttatagtttcTCTTAAATGTTTAATCTCTTAAATGTTTAATCTCGTTGAAATATTACCGACAATgtaaatattatgtattttttttttattatttttgtgttataattaaACGattatgatttatataatattgcataagttttcaaaaataaaaataataataaataaattttagttgatcatattaaaaaaaaatatatatattaatatccatTTATGAGTGGAATGAAAGAGAGAATAAGTGGAATAAATGTGAAGAAATAAATAAgtgagattattttattttttcactcaATCTCTTTCTCAATCTCTTAtcccaatcatttttcatatatctatattatataatgatgcttaatttttaaagtgttcagatTGCCGGGATGagaatggatacttgggtcgacccgcccataaacataaaacggttaaaaataaaattaaaaatgctataggtatggttcgaacttgcaacctaacaaaaataagtacaaccttttaaccaactaggctaataacactttatattttaaattcaaaccaaaatttgataaacgcgtgacattttaacaatataagttcaattttttaactaactaatatatatatatatatataatgatgcttaatttttaaagtgtccgaattgccgggtcgagagctgtggttaatttggatatatgtgagagtaaatggatacttgggtcgacccgcccataaacttaaaacggttaaaaataaaattaaaaatgctataggtatggtttgaacttgcaacctaataaaacaagtacaaccttttaaccaactagggtaataacactttatattttaaattcaacctaaaatttgataaacgcgtgacattttaacgatataagttcaactttttaactaactaatatatatatatatatatatatataaatatatatatataatgatgcttaatttttaaaatgtccggattgacgggtcgagagctgtggttaatttggatatatgtgagagtaaatggatacttgggtcgacccgcccttaaacttaaaacggttaaaaataaaattaaaaatgctataggtatggtttgaacttgcaacctaacaaaacaagtacaaccttttaaccaactagggtaataacactttatattttaaattcaacctaaaatttgataaacgcgtgacattttaacgatataagttcaactttttaactaactaatatatatatatatataatgatgcttaaattttaaaatgtccggattgacgggtcgagagctttggttaatttggatatatgtgagagtaaatggatacttgagtcggattgtgggttgacccgaccataaatttaaaacggttaaaaataaaattaaaaatattataggtatggttcgaacttgcaacttaacaaaacaaatacaaccttttaaccaactaggctaataacaatttatattttaaattcaagccaaaatttgataaatgtgtgacattttaacaatataagttcaatttttt from Impatiens glandulifera chromosome 9, dImpGla2.1, whole genome shotgun sequence includes the following:
- the LOC124915101 gene encoding ribonuclease 3-like protein 3 isoform X2 encodes the protein MAGSSWLQSFLSPAVRRCFPSQYIKPLTEHLRRHGLLGGGLMMKVLVEEEQDDNELKTSTSFPCLSEVEDIIGYKFNNQLLLQEAFTHVSCNKNLSYERLEYVGDSVLNLLISKQQFFVYPNLQPGILSHLRAANIDTEKLARAAVKHKLHRYLQHNHPALSKQIGAFMSDLSRFPLHSHGLIDAPKVLADIVESTIGATFIDSNSSMDITWKVAKTLLQPMITRETLQDHPMKKLHETCQKRGMKIRLQDLWVKEGAYQIIVDGHLKGRGECRAKKEIALNRAAHNAYNQIVRNLGS
- the LOC124915101 gene encoding ribonuclease 3-like protein 3 isoform X3 encodes the protein MFPLSIHQTLNRTPPPSREGTYPQLSTGLLGGGLMMKVLVEEEQDDNELKTSTSFPCLSEVEDIIGYKFNNQLLLQEAFTHVSCNKNLSYERLEYVGDSVLNLLISKQQFFVYPNLQPGILSHLRAANIDTEKLARAAVKHKLHRYLQHNHPALSKQIGAFMSDLSRFPLHSHGLIDAPKVLADIVESTIGATFIDSNSSMDITWKVAKTLLQPMITRETLQDHPMKKLHETCQKRGMKIRLQDLWVKEGAYQIIVDGHLKGRGECRAKKEIALNRAAHNAYNQIVRNLGS
- the LOC124915101 gene encoding ribonuclease 3-like protein 3 isoform X1; this translates as MAGSSWLQSFLSPAVRRCFPSQYIKPLTEHLRRHVYFVHREGTYPQLSTGLLGGGLMMKVLVEEEQDDNELKTSTSFPCLSEVEDIIGYKFNNQLLLQEAFTHVSCNKNLSYERLEYVGDSVLNLLISKQQFFVYPNLQPGILSHLRAANIDTEKLARAAVKHKLHRYLQHNHPALSKQIGAFMSDLSRFPLHSHGLIDAPKVLADIVESTIGATFIDSNSSMDITWKVAKTLLQPMITRETLQDHPMKKLHETCQKRGMKIRLQDLWVKEGAYQIIVDGHLKGRGECRAKKEIALNRAAHNAYNQIVRNLGS